The following coding sequences are from one Enterococcus sp. 4G2_DIV0659 window:
- a CDS encoding helix-turn-helix domain-containing protein yields the protein MKIEELLDKKEAREVSILKKVILAGGRIEDSDLLAYLGVSKASFESDLKGLSYYLKPYEKECSLFYDGQWVAIHMSDHFSISKVLEDYVRASIKFQVIDYLFQNREFTIAQLTTKFVISESSLFRKIKELNQLLHEFELKIRNGQLKGEELQIRYFYFQMYWFLTPYEVHQKKTLTIQNLRIIEGLEKGLSLTFEEHSKLKLSLWLTISKKRIIVQPKMYKDLHQKSKIYEQDPFYKTVRSFVLRFFSRYPLEIDEEESMLHFIFLMSMSVLTESDFDRYSLIRGRRTPTSLADTFVLEHVILYYRPKKFFPALEKKIFYYFSQIHSRLYFFKGELELFDRENIWQKEQQLSSHQLADFSQVLLTKSLEYFDESYSKGNSLHEWSLVKYLSVLAIIDFEIVGETRIGIHLEMDRLYKEVMTQVLVLSLKNLNGLTIEPYDSKHTYDLIVTNVMNPSIYRSVKEVYVLSELGSTYDINQIRMKIRALHGNKQEK from the coding sequence ATGAAAATTGAAGAGTTACTGGATAAAAAAGAAGCGCGGGAAGTGAGTATTTTAAAAAAAGTGATTCTAGCTGGCGGTCGGATTGAAGACAGTGATTTATTAGCCTATTTAGGTGTCTCAAAGGCTTCGTTTGAGAGTGATTTAAAAGGATTAAGTTATTATTTAAAACCATATGAGAAGGAGTGCTCGTTGTTTTATGACGGTCAGTGGGTAGCAATCCATATGTCAGATCACTTTTCAATTAGCAAAGTGCTAGAAGATTATGTGCGTGCCTCGATAAAATTTCAGGTAATCGATTATTTGTTTCAAAATCGGGAGTTTACAATTGCTCAGTTAACGACTAAGTTTGTCATCAGTGAATCATCTTTGTTTCGGAAAATTAAAGAATTGAATCAGTTGTTACATGAATTTGAACTTAAAATCCGCAATGGTCAGCTAAAAGGAGAGGAGCTGCAAATTCGCTATTTTTATTTCCAGATGTATTGGTTTTTAACACCGTATGAAGTGCATCAGAAAAAAACACTGACGATTCAAAATCTACGTATTATTGAAGGGCTTGAAAAGGGATTGTCGCTTACTTTTGAAGAGCACAGCAAGTTAAAGTTAAGTTTATGGCTGACCATTAGTAAAAAACGAATCATTGTTCAACCAAAAATGTATAAAGATCTACATCAAAAAAGCAAAATTTATGAGCAAGATCCTTTTTATAAAACAGTGCGCTCTTTTGTTTTACGTTTTTTTAGTCGCTATCCCTTAGAAATCGATGAAGAAGAAAGTATGTTACATTTTATTTTTCTTATGAGCATGTCTGTTTTAACTGAGTCAGATTTTGATCGGTATAGCTTGATTCGAGGACGTAGAACGCCAACATCATTGGCGGATACTTTTGTATTAGAGCATGTGATTTTATATTATCGTCCGAAGAAATTTTTTCCTGCGTTAGAAAAAAAGATTTTTTATTATTTTTCTCAGATCCATAGTCGCTTGTATTTTTTTAAAGGGGAATTGGAGTTATTTGACCGAGAAAATATTTGGCAAAAAGAGCAACAGCTCTCCAGTCACCAATTAGCAGATTTTTCTCAGGTTCTTTTGACGAAGAGTTTGGAGTATTTTGATGAAAGTTACAGTAAGGGAAATAGTTTGCATGAGTGGTCTCTAGTAAAGTATTTGAGTGTATTGGCGATTATTGATTTTGAAATTGTTGGAGAGACAAGAATTGGGATTCATTTGGAAATGGATCGATTGTATAAAGAAGTGATGACCCAAGTGTTAGTTTTAAGTTTAAAGAATCTCAATGGCTTGACGATCGAACCCTACGATTCAAAGCATACATATGATCTTATTGTGACAAATGTGATGAATCCGTCCATTTATCGATCCGTTAAAGAAGTGTATGTATTGTCTGAATTGGGTTCGACTTATGATATCAATCAAATCAGAATGAAAATTAGAGCGCTTCATGGAAACAAACAAGAAAAATAA
- a CDS encoding FAD-dependent oxidoreductase, which produces MKVVIIGASFAGVSAALAIRKKHPAAEIHLIEKQSTIGYLPGGINLYFNKTIGPIEEAQFISEQQLKKCTIQLLLAATVVKIDSKRQMVIYEKQAEDFCISFDKLILATGASQWSQKILGSDSEKVLKYKFLPGVLKAIEQLKNSQKVALIGGGQIGAEAADMLLKQGKEVHLFEQMDYLLFKYFDREMIRPVQEEMALKGIIFHFEETVEKIVDSDQGLRIESKMTKLDCDSAVFAMNVRPDLAYLDEHIQVHTDRTVYVNEYLQTSQANIFAIGDCIQVPYSLSNESFYIPLVNNAVRTGLVVAQNLVENTTPFVGAIRTIGTKLVDYYVASTGLTEAEGLFYDQPIGVSHVEQKSALFLGGEIIYGKIIFEKESHRILGAQLVSKANILEKINTLALSIQMGQTLEELYQKDYLYHPYFSTILDITNQLGFEGLWSEANEN; this is translated from the coding sequence ATGAAAGTTGTGATTATCGGGGCTTCTTTTGCTGGGGTGTCAGCGGCTTTGGCAATAAGAAAAAAACATCCTGCAGCGGAAATTCATTTAATTGAGAAACAATCGACAATCGGCTATTTACCAGGCGGAATCAATCTTTATTTCAATAAAACGATTGGCCCAATCGAAGAAGCACAATTTATTTCAGAGCAACAATTAAAAAAGTGCACTATTCAATTATTATTAGCTGCAACAGTCGTTAAGATAGATTCAAAGCGACAGATGGTAATATATGAAAAACAAGCGGAGGACTTTTGTATTTCATTCGATAAATTGATTTTAGCTACCGGCGCAAGTCAGTGGTCTCAAAAAATTTTAGGTAGTGATTCGGAGAAAGTGTTAAAATATAAATTTTTACCTGGCGTTTTAAAAGCAATCGAACAACTCAAAAATAGCCAAAAAGTGGCCTTGATCGGTGGTGGTCAGATAGGGGCTGAGGCAGCAGATATGCTGTTAAAACAAGGCAAAGAGGTTCATCTTTTCGAGCAAATGGATTATTTATTATTTAAGTATTTTGATCGGGAAATGATCCGGCCTGTCCAAGAGGAAATGGCGCTAAAAGGGATTATTTTTCACTTTGAAGAGACCGTCGAAAAGATTGTTGATAGCGATCAAGGACTAAGAATTGAAAGTAAAATGACTAAGCTAGACTGTGATAGTGCTGTGTTTGCTATGAATGTTCGACCGGATTTAGCCTATCTAGACGAGCATATCCAAGTACATACTGATCGAACGGTTTATGTGAATGAGTATTTACAAACATCACAGGCGAATATTTTTGCAATTGGTGATTGTATTCAAGTACCTTACAGTTTATCTAACGAATCTTTTTATATTCCTTTAGTGAATAATGCTGTTCGAACAGGTCTTGTGGTGGCGCAAAACCTTGTGGAAAATACAACACCGTTTGTTGGGGCAATTCGAACGATTGGTACCAAGCTTGTCGATTATTATGTAGCAAGTACGGGGTTGACTGAGGCTGAGGGACTATTTTATGATCAACCGATCGGTGTTTCTCATGTGGAACAAAAAAGTGCCCTCTTTTTAGGTGGTGAGATAATTTATGGAAAAATTATTTTTGAAAAAGAAAGCCATCGAATCTTAGGTGCACAATTGGTTTCCAAAGCGAATATTTTAGAAAAAATCAATACACTTGCCTTAAGTATTCAAATGGGGCAAACATTAGAAGAATTATATCAGAAAGATTATTTATATCATCCGTATTTTTCAACAATTTTGGATATCACAAATCAATTAGGGTTTGAAGGATTGTGGAGTGAAGCAAATGAAAATTGA
- a CDS encoding LCP family protein, with protein MKKSSKIITITLLSILLVVVSIGCYAAISFQQAKEKSESQLSNKNQNFTGDEQTSDKELTVMVIGNDSRDDDEDQGRSDTLMVAHYDGKMKQPRLISIMRDSYVTIPNYGLDKINAAYAYGGAQLTKEVLNTSFGLPINYYLVMDFKEFSAIIDELYPKGVTIDAEKDINLDGVDITKGKQTLHGNSLLQYARFRMDEEGDFGRIRRQQQVMDALINQSKDLIPIWELPQVAGKLVGKIDTNVPTSLLIDLAKDFLSGKVKSLESLSVPVQGSWDFNDNTESGSVLEIDEQKNAEAIQAFMKSK; from the coding sequence ATGAAAAAATCGTCAAAAATAATTACTATTACCCTGTTATCGATTCTTCTTGTGGTAGTTAGTATTGGGTGCTATGCGGCAATCTCATTTCAACAAGCAAAAGAAAAAAGTGAGTCACAATTGTCTAATAAAAATCAAAATTTTACTGGAGATGAACAAACGAGTGACAAAGAATTAACGGTGATGGTCATCGGGAATGATTCTAGAGACGATGATGAAGATCAAGGTCGTTCGGATACATTGATGGTGGCTCATTATGATGGGAAAATGAAGCAGCCTAGATTGATTTCTATTATGCGAGATAGTTACGTAACGATTCCTAATTATGGTTTAGACAAGATAAATGCGGCTTATGCTTACGGTGGCGCACAATTGACAAAAGAAGTGTTAAATACAAGCTTTGGGTTACCGATTAATTATTATCTAGTCATGGATTTTAAAGAATTTAGTGCAATCATCGACGAACTCTATCCAAAAGGTGTAACAATTGATGCTGAAAAAGATATCAATTTAGATGGTGTGGATATTACTAAGGGAAAACAAACGCTTCATGGAAATAGCCTATTGCAATATGCTCGTTTCAGAATGGATGAAGAGGGTGATTTTGGTCGTATCAGACGTCAGCAACAAGTGATGGACGCATTGATCAATCAGTCGAAAGATTTGATCCCAATCTGGGAATTACCTCAAGTTGCCGGAAAACTAGTAGGAAAAATCGATACGAATGTACCTACGAGCTTACTGATTGATTTAGCAAAAGATTTCTTGTCAGGCAAAGTCAAATCATTAGAATCACTTTCAGTTCCTGTACAAGGCTCTTGGGACTTTAATGATAATACGGAATCAGGAAGTGTTCTTGAAATCGACGAGCAAAAAAATGCTGAAGCAATTCAAGCATTTATGAAAAGTAAATAA
- a CDS encoding DUF4303 domain-containing protein codes for MKNFLEIQQEFFFNFLIDRIDNFLLDHSDETFYAFALDCTIYQEGEINLCLNTTERWEETTNYYADKGYKEQQLAEMKYHSKDWDEEQRFASIHLFDDWVEEDEDIQTTLDWLCEQLVLFTTSETFQRIPKTEAFKLFVYDHNEEPSDSEERFEKITTSELFQL; via the coding sequence ATGAAAAATTTTTTAGAAATTCAACAAGAATTCTTTTTTAATTTTCTAATCGATCGTATTGATAATTTTTTATTGGATCATTCTGATGAAACATTTTATGCGTTTGCTTTAGATTGCACTATTTACCAAGAAGGTGAAATCAACCTTTGCTTGAATACCACAGAGCGCTGGGAAGAGACTACAAACTACTACGCTGACAAAGGCTACAAAGAACAACAATTAGCTGAAATGAAGTATCATTCGAAAGATTGGGACGAGGAGCAACGTTTTGCTTCAATCCATTTATTTGATGATTGGGTTGAAGAAGACGAAGACATCCAGACCACTCTTGACTGGCTTTGTGAACAACTCGTTCTTTTTACAACCAGTGAAACCTTTCAGCGAATTCCAAAAACAGAGGCATTTAAGTTGTTCGTTTACGATCACAATGAAGAACCCTCTGATTCAGAAGAACGTTTTGAAAAAATAACGACTTCTGAGCTTTTTCAACTATAA
- a CDS encoding DUF4809 family protein gives MKAVKIAKKVNLLDGGCNACGIIEDVSYTLTYDEQAIPLDELNVNTLVTAIVLKNGFKREYESDVLDDYILYKKDNHQIRLKEEYDYLIYSTAQTKLETKDQIIDNKVLVKKVNEILTTIFVLDEVSFSFI, from the coding sequence ATGAAAGCAGTAAAAATTGCGAAAAAGGTCAACTTATTAGATGGAGGGTGTAATGCATGTGGAATCATCGAAGATGTGAGCTATACATTAACGTATGATGAACAAGCCATTCCATTAGATGAGTTGAACGTTAATACATTAGTTACGGCGATTGTCTTAAAAAATGGATTTAAACGTGAATATGAATCTGATGTTTTAGATGATTATATTTTATATAAAAAAGATAATCATCAAATTAGACTCAAAGAAGAATATGACTATTTGATTTATTCAACTGCTCAAACAAAGCTTGAAACAAAAGATCAAATAATTGATAATAAAGTGCTAGTAAAAAAAGTAAATGAAATTCTTACAACTATTTTTGTGTTGGATGAGGTTTCATTTAGCTTTATTTAA
- a CDS encoding YusW family protein, with protein sequence MKFFKGMMVAVLTISLCSASLGMVSSHANAATVVESNYNKTVTLFNKADILAHTGLSLTSSNVSSVYNELAKTSTWEAAGYSKSQATVIARDFSKNYYKSVSLLQKMTYQKDLHLKVILITKGYVKAEFGLQSYYVPETEAPEVEVPEVEVPEVEVPEVETPETETPEVEVPAEKSDLKKLEVQVNYTNGTQVQFQYQVNANGTIKAQYQDKSNKVQLQGSAAEEKIEGIIAGLNLKNGSEKEITSHILNKLGKGSSYKQFQFQGQFTDNSQVKFKLK encoded by the coding sequence ATGAAATTTTTTAAAGGTATGATGGTTGCAGTTTTAACAATTAGTTTATGTTCGGCAAGTTTAGGAATGGTATCAAGCCATGCAAACGCAGCAACAGTCGTAGAATCAAATTACAACAAGACAGTCACTTTATTCAATAAAGCAGATATCTTAGCACACACAGGGTTATCATTAACAAGTTCAAATGTATCATCTGTTTACAATGAATTAGCGAAAACAAGTACATGGGAAGCTGCTGGATACAGTAAATCACAAGCGACTGTGATCGCCAGAGATTTCAGTAAAAATTACTACAAATCAGTAAGTTTACTACAAAAAATGACGTATCAAAAAGATTTACATCTTAAAGTTATCCTAATTACTAAAGGATATGTAAAAGCAGAATTCGGTTTACAATCATACTATGTGCCAGAAACTGAAGCACCTGAGGTTGAAGTTCCTGAAGTGGAAGTGCCAGAAGTAGAAGTACCTGAAGTAGAGACACCAGAAACTGAGACTCCTGAAGTGGAAGTACCTGCTGAAAAATCAGACTTAAAAAAATTAGAAGTACAAGTAAATTACACAAATGGTACACAAGTACAATTCCAATATCAAGTGAATGCAAATGGAACTATCAAAGCACAATACCAAGACAAATCAAATAAAGTACAATTACAAGGTAGTGCTGCTGAAGAAAAAATTGAAGGAATCATCGCTGGTCTAAACCTAAAAAATGGTAGTGAAAAAGAAATTACTTCACACATTTTAAACAAACTTGGTAAAGGATCAAGCTACAAACAATTCCAATTCCAAGGACAATTTACTGATAACTCACAAGTTAAATTTAAATTGAAATAA
- a CDS encoding alpha/beta fold hydrolase, translated as MKISVRHRLIKEIPVLEVVSEQDKNNSLPLVIYYHGWQTAKELSLTQARKLAKKGIRVILPDAMNHGERKTGGVSPIPSVTFWSSIQYNIIEFSQLVRHFDKQGLIMEDKIGVGGVSMGGITTCALLTQHPEIKAAVCMMGTPSPLRYIDRVMTRAAEMDIFVPKDLPLLLSWVAHYDLSKQPEKIAKRPVLFWHGTEDPKIPYSDVSDFYEGIKDKPFAENSQFMTGMEEGHLVKGEMMDVVAEWFEREL; from the coding sequence ATGAAAATAAGTGTTCGACACCGTTTGATTAAAGAAATTCCAGTATTAGAAGTCGTTTCTGAGCAGGATAAAAATAACTCTTTGCCTCTAGTGATTTATTACCATGGTTGGCAAACGGCTAAAGAGTTGTCATTGACTCAAGCAAGAAAACTGGCTAAAAAAGGCATAAGAGTCATTTTACCAGATGCAATGAATCACGGTGAGCGAAAAACGGGTGGGGTGTCGCCAATTCCCTCTGTGACATTTTGGTCTAGTATTCAATATAATATTATTGAATTTTCTCAATTAGTTCGACATTTTGATAAACAAGGTTTGATTATGGAGGACAAGATTGGTGTTGGTGGTGTGTCGATGGGAGGTATTACAACCTGTGCATTGTTAACGCAACACCCTGAGATCAAAGCAGCCGTTTGTATGATGGGAACACCATCTCCATTGCGTTATATTGATCGAGTAATGACACGTGCGGCTGAAATGGATATTTTTGTGCCAAAGGATTTACCATTATTATTAAGCTGGGTGGCACATTACGATTTATCTAAACAGCCTGAAAAAATAGCAAAACGTCCTGTATTGTTTTGGCATGGAACAGAAGATCCCAAAATACCTTATAGTGATGTGTCTGATTTTTATGAAGGAATTAAAGATAAGCCATTTGCGGAAAATAGCCAGTTTATGACGGGAATGGAGGAAGGACATCTGGTTAAAGGTGAGATGATGGATGTTGTAGCTGAGTGGTTTGAAAGGGAACTGTAG
- the rpmG gene encoding 50S ribosomal protein L33, with translation MRVNITLECTSCKERNYLTSKNKRNNPDRLEKQKYCPRERKVTLHRETK, from the coding sequence ATGCGCGTAAACATCACTTTAGAATGCACTTCTTGTAAAGAGCGTAACTACCTTACAAGCAAAAATAAACGTAACAATCCTGATCGTTTGGAAAAACAAAAATATTGCCCACGTGAAAGAAAAGTTACTTTACACCGTGAAACAAAATAA
- a CDS encoding penicillin-binding transpeptidase domain-containing protein → MKKMSFLDKLKKENVEPMTQNSKKSHIPFRLNLLFFVIFGLFVALIVRLGYLQIAEGQQFAQKVDENSTLKIKSNAPRGQIYDAAGNLLVGNKSNLAITYTRGKKVQTEDLLDIAYKVNDLIHVPADELTERDKKDFWLANPDNLKAAQKRLTDKDMLDEKGNKITDQGTLYVLTVEKVKPEEINFDERTMQAATIFKRMNAVSELNTAFIKNEDVTQDEIAIIGEHTSEISGVSTGMDWDREYPQDMALKSILGKVSSEKAGLPAEEADEYLAKGYERNDRVGTSYLEKQYEDILQGKKAISEVTLDSNGKIVTQKPISEGQKGSNLKLTIDLGFQAKIEEVVRAQYQQLLATGNANYSDGAYVVVMNPKTGAVMAMVALDRDLATNELTSNPLATINKAFEPGSVVKGATISAGYEQGVISGNDVLIDEPIKIFGSDPKASVFNKYPGVPMSLSAEQALEYSSNVYMMKLVLKMMKTDYQYNMKLPYETGDSTLFDVLRKTFGEYGMGVSTGIDLPGESTGLSNTAFDDPEFAPMPGHLLDLSFGQYDTYTAMQLAQYAATVANGGTRLAPHLVQGIYNNNPDGTIGDLKEEITPKELNKVDISPGQMDIIKQGFYDVVHGAGAFTTGQYMQGAKLDMAAKTGTAETNVGEHTTVNSNVVAYAPYNDPEIAVSVILPHLTSESTRPNQLMAKAIVDAYADYKQQ, encoded by the coding sequence ATGAAAAAAATGAGCTTTTTAGATAAATTAAAAAAAGAAAACGTAGAACCAATGACACAAAATAGCAAAAAATCCCATATTCCATTTCGATTGAATTTGCTGTTTTTTGTTATATTTGGTTTGTTTGTCGCTTTGATCGTAAGATTGGGTTATTTACAGATTGCAGAAGGACAACAATTTGCTCAAAAAGTAGATGAAAATTCGACATTGAAAATCAAAAGCAATGCACCACGGGGACAAATCTATGATGCTGCTGGTAATTTATTAGTCGGAAATAAATCAAATCTGGCGATCACTTATACCCGAGGAAAAAAAGTTCAAACGGAAGATTTATTAGATATTGCTTATAAGGTAAACGATCTGATTCATGTACCCGCTGATGAATTAACTGAACGAGATAAAAAAGATTTTTGGTTAGCGAATCCTGATAATTTAAAAGCTGCTCAAAAACGTTTGACAGATAAGGATATGTTAGATGAAAAAGGGAATAAAATCACAGATCAAGGAACATTATATGTGCTGACTGTGGAAAAAGTAAAACCAGAAGAAATCAATTTTGATGAACGTACGATGCAAGCAGCAACAATTTTTAAACGAATGAATGCTGTATCTGAGCTGAATACTGCTTTTATTAAAAATGAGGATGTCACTCAAGATGAAATTGCTATAATCGGCGAGCACACTTCGGAAATTTCTGGTGTGTCCACAGGAATGGATTGGGATCGTGAATATCCACAAGACATGGCTCTAAAAAGTATTTTAGGAAAAGTTTCCTCAGAAAAAGCAGGATTACCCGCTGAAGAAGCAGATGAGTATCTAGCAAAAGGTTACGAACGAAATGACCGTGTAGGAACGAGTTACTTAGAAAAACAATACGAAGATATTCTTCAAGGGAAAAAAGCTATATCAGAAGTAACTTTGGACAGTAACGGGAAAATTGTTACGCAAAAGCCAATATCAGAAGGTCAGAAAGGTTCTAACCTAAAATTGACCATTGATTTAGGGTTTCAAGCAAAAATTGAAGAAGTTGTTCGAGCGCAATATCAACAGTTGTTAGCGACAGGAAATGCGAACTACTCAGATGGCGCCTATGTAGTCGTTATGAACCCTAAGACAGGCGCTGTGATGGCGATGGTTGCTTTAGATCGAGATCTTGCAACTAACGAGTTAACGTCTAATCCTTTAGCTACAATCAACAAAGCGTTTGAACCTGGTTCAGTAGTCAAAGGAGCAACTATTTCAGCAGGTTATGAACAAGGTGTGATTTCTGGTAATGATGTGTTGATCGATGAACCGATTAAGATTTTTGGAAGTGACCCAAAAGCTTCTGTATTTAATAAGTATCCTGGTGTTCCAATGTCTCTTAGTGCAGAGCAAGCCCTAGAATATTCATCCAATGTTTACATGATGAAATTGGTCTTGAAAATGATGAAAACTGATTACCAATACAATATGAAGTTACCTTATGAAACCGGAGACTCAACGTTATTTGATGTGTTACGTAAAACATTTGGTGAATATGGTATGGGTGTATCGACTGGGATTGATTTACCAGGTGAGTCTACAGGACTATCAAATACTGCATTTGATGACCCTGAGTTTGCTCCAATGCCAGGGCATTTACTCGATTTGTCGTTCGGGCAATATGATACGTATACTGCAATGCAATTAGCTCAGTATGCTGCTACAGTTGCAAATGGCGGAACTCGACTTGCGCCTCATTTGGTTCAAGGTATTTATAATAATAATCCAGATGGCACAATTGGTGATTTAAAAGAAGAAATTACACCAAAAGAGTTGAACAAAGTAGATATTAGTCCAGGTCAAATGGATATCATTAAACAAGGGTTTTATGATGTTGTGCACGGTGCTGGTGCCTTTACCACAGGGCAATATATGCAAGGCGCAAAATTGGATATGGCAGCAAAAACTGGTACAGCGGAAACAAATGTTGGTGAACATACTACAGTCAATAGTAACGTGGTTGCTTATGCCCCTTATAATGATCCTGAAATTGCTGTTAGCGTGATCTTACCTCACTTGACAAGTGAAAGTACCAGACCAAACCAACTGATGGCTAAAGCCATCGTAGATGCTTATGCAGATTATAAGCAACAATAA